A stretch of DNA from Pan troglodytes isolate AG18354 chromosome 21, NHGRI_mPanTro3-v2.0_pri, whole genome shotgun sequence:
TATATGAACACCGATCCCGGGGGTAATTTTTGTCCCATCTATTTTTCTAACTTAACAGAATTATCTCCATCTTACAAGAAAAAGGGTCAGAGGGGTGTCATGAACCCAATAGCTACTGgactgagattcaaacccaggcctgcCTGGAAACCTGGGCTTTTTAATTCTCAGCCAGACTGTCTCACTGCCTCACTTCCCACCCTTTCATCCAGAACAGCTCTCCCTCAAAGTGTCCCCTGCATGCTTTGCCTGAAGTACACTGTGACTTCCTTGTTATGTCACAGCTTAGTCACAGTTGGGCTGAGAGCAGAGCATGGCCCAGCCTGCCAGGTCCCATGGGGCAGCcctgccagcccagcccaggctggCCCAGCTTAGCCACACATGCGCCATGAAGTACCCTTTGATGCCGCTGGTGAACGacctcacattttctttcctggtTTTCTGGTTCTGCCTCCCTGTGGGTTTGCTGTTGTTATTGATCATCTGGCTACGCTTCTTACTTAGCCAAGGTGAGCTTCTTACCCCGTCCGGGCAGGACCCTAATCCTGGAGCTAGGCAGGGGGCCAAATAGGCCAGTGTGTCCTGAAACAACTGCAGAAGGGGCTTCCTTCAGTCATTTTAAGTGCTCGCTTAGATACAAGCAGTCAACTCTTAAGTGGAAAGGATTGGTTTGGTTGTTTAGGGTTTCTTAACCTAGAGTTCGAGAGTGAGTCCTAGAGTTTGAACCTAGAGTTCGAGAGTGAGTCCTAGAGTTTGAACCTAGAGTTCGAGAGTGATCTTTTGAACAAATCAGAGGTTGTCGCTCCAGGCAGATGAACTTCCAGGTGCCCCTTTCAGCTGGGGCACAAGGCTCTGTGAGCAGAGCGTGGGCTGGATTTCAGCCCTGCTCACCCTCTCAATTGGCTGCTTTTGTGCAGTAAACAGCTTGCACGATGGGATACAGCAGCCTTAGGCATTTTTCAGGTACCTGCAGACCACTCACTGTTTCTGCCTAGGCCATGTATCAGAAAGGATCTGGCTTCTTTGGGAGACAGGCTCATGGAAGCCAGCTGACATTCACCCTGACCTCAGCATGCCACCAAGAGGAGCAAGAGGTGGGACGAAGCTGGCTGTGGAGGAAGCTGGGGGTGGCTGGATCAGGATATGGCCTGGCTGTGTGGCAAGAGTGGGACTTCTGCTCCTCTGGCATGTGTCTCCCTGAGCATCCCCTTCAGCAAGAGGTCTCttcctgctgggcacagtggctcacacctgtaatcccagcactttgggaagccaaggtggccaggttgcttgagcccaggagtttgagaccaggctgggcaacgtcCCTACaaggaatacaaaaaattagccaggtgtggtggcatgcatctgtggtcccagctactcaggaggctgaggtgggagaactgcttgagcctgggaggtcgaggctgcagtgagccgagatcacaccactgtattccagcagacagagtgagaccctgtgtcaaaaaaaggCCTCTTCGTGGGGACCACTTGACCTCCTACCTCCTGCTGCTGAGTGCCATGACCTTTGGCAAGCTAGGCAGGGAGGGCGCAGCACATGCCGCCAGCAATGGTCAGACGTTGTTGAGGCAGGGTGAGAAgtccctccccacacccctgcTAGCCCCATGATCTTAAATGTAGGGGcttataattatgtaattattggGAGTTCCTGGCAAGAACTTGGGATGTCCTTGTGTTTCTAGAAAGTGTTTATTTAAAGTACATTCTCCTCATAGTCCTAGGGTAGACCACAGCCCTCCCTGAGGGGCACGGTTTAGGCATTGGGCCCCACAGCTGGTGGGGAGTCAGCCTTGTTTGCATACTGGCGATAAAAGTTGTCTCTCTGGAGTCTGGAAGATATGAGTTCAGatatcatcctttttttttttatttttattttttgaaacagagtcttattcttgtcagccaggctggagtgcagtggcacagtctcggctcactgcaacctctgcctcctggcttcaagcgattctcctgcctcagcctcccaagtagcggggattacaggtgcccaccatcacacctgtctaatttttgtatttttagtagagatggggtttcaccatgttagccaggctggtctcgaactcctgagctcaggtgatccacccgcctcagcctctcaaagtgatgggattacaggtgtgagccaccgcacccagcctcatccTTGCTTCTTAATAGTTCCTAATAATAGTGAACCTGTTTGGAACACTGACTATATACCAGACCTTGTGCTAAACACTGGACTTGCatgatcttatttaatcctcataataaccctgcttaataataataatatcacaattggggaaactgaggctaggaGAGGAGAAGCAACCTGTCCAAGGTCATACATCTGTGAACTACTTAAGAGAGCCAATTGTCTGccttcaaatcctgactctgccacctACCAGCTGCGTGACTGTGgacacctctctgagccttgcttttctcatctacaaaatggagacAACACTAGTACCTGCCCCTTGGGGTTGTGACAGGCTCCAGTGGTCGATGCATATCGGGTACTTACAGGGCAGGGCACACAGTACACATACACACCTGGCACATCGTAGGTTCCTGTAGGCTGAGAAAATAGTCCAGCCAATGCTGGTTTTGTCAATGTGGGAGGAAATGCAGGTGGTGTGGCTTTGGATGCCTTCTCCAGAGTGGAGACATTTCTCCTACCACCCAGGCCAAGGCCTGTAGCATGAATCTCCTCCAGCATTCACTCTGCTTGGAGGCCCAACTCCAAAACCATCCGCAACCTACCCCACTCCAACCCCTCCGCAGACTTTCTCCTGAGAGGCTGTTTACTGGTGTCATGTGGCGTTTTGAAATAagtcatttgttaattttgcaaCGAAGAGAAACCGTCCTTAAAGTGAGGTGGGCATTCCTCCCTCAGGTTCTCCGTCTTCTAAAACTCCCGGTATTATTGTGCGTGTTTTGCCCTTGTGCTGGGAACTGACCCAATGTCAGGGTTTGGGGGGCTAAGGGGTCAGGACACCCAGACCTGCAGTTTTCTATTCTGCTGCAGATCCCTTTATTGGAATCAGTTTGCCTGAAATCCAGCTTGAAAAGCAGACAGGAGTAGCTCTGCCgcctcctccccaccaccccccaacaCTCCTGCTGGCTCCTCAGGGCAGTTTCAGGCCTCAGAATACAGAGGGTTAAGCGTGGAATACCCGACAGGATGCACTTTCCCAAGTCGAAGGAGGAGCAaatggggaggaaaggagagctGCCTGATGAAACTGGCACTGAGGCAAAAATGATAATGGGCAGCTCAACTCCTGCAAAAGCTGGTCAGTGGGGACA
This window harbors:
- the ADIG gene encoding adipogenin yields the protein MAQPARSHGAALPAQPRLAQLSHTCAMKYPLMPLVNDLTFSFLVFWFCLPVGLLLLLIIWLRFLLSQDSEENDSSVCLDWEPWSKGPAEFCWKGTLHGQEKERPCW